In the Mytilus trossulus isolate FHL-02 chromosome 1, PNRI_Mtr1.1.1.hap1, whole genome shotgun sequence genome, one interval contains:
- the LOC134696990 gene encoding uncharacterized protein LOC134696990, with translation MVKSLFQQALDFVGDHQKIFKLNSITALPCHVQEKFLQYLSAHDLYILSEQQPHNLNALILDQIWNLHVQRRWSRAQIVMNIFHETGLNENAKLVYLQKYFLEILSYCSINLNTVDPISLFHCPLHKMNRPWPSDAVVKDPNDLTLHNQDLMKYSKYAETLTIIGTQCSWICGNENILNALKLVTKIVQIQAVNDKYYDSIKHLLHTLINQGKVTHAVFSMVKLNRDNLSDLMQICAGIHYENHKEIAEKTKRQNEQIDDATFDSFDGSEHELCKDQPSTSYNIPNVKFDLKETAQIVNKPDYYPELDQYYEDLDIGIDNTYKLDTSNEMDTSNEIDLFDEAVTPIPSKDPSISREFYCPDGSYVCLKGVKTFAMLNTNSHCKEDFGNVLIEVLPHWTSLTKFAIFDTDAESEEMVNHIVKKLEAHQLTHLVIDDANLHQTFFERLLHTFRTHYRISQTKNMSHRPLELVDFQACLKSLSADNFAPFEVFFLYILGPICGVQRLDLSMTTILDSGFSLLLEHLKNDTALKHLKLNGCFLREDQVLNLLSILSEKCQLETLGLSGNKVREDEVESELIKFMANNKRLQTLILNYSRLRCQFVDSDIFLETVLTHPSLRELSIKNNHLKETVCRLLKRVCCAQTPCSLRSLNIGYNWVKGAELVETAQEIIGFRKSHQMFGPVLDFLCLSGNRLHLSDSSQSRLWNVFDGLVKDLEVDRIDYNRPFDEHLAQM, from the exons CACTGCCATGCCATGTTCAGGAGAAATTTTTACAGTACCTGAGTGCACATGACCTTTACATTTTATCAGAGCAGCAGCCACATAATCTCAATG CCTTAATTTTAGACCAGATATGGAATCTTCATGTACAAAGAAGATGGTCCCGAGCACAGATCGTAATGAATATTTTCCATGAGACAGGATTAAATGAGAATGCTAAGCTGGTCTAtctacagaaatattttttggagATTCTTAGTTATTGCTCAATCAACTTAAACACTGTTG atccaATATCTCTTTTTCACTGTCCTCTTCATAAGATGAATAGACCTTGGCCATCAGATGCAGTAGTGAAAGATCCTAATGACTTAACTTTACATAACCAAGATCtcatgaaatattcaaaatatgctGAGACTTTAACTATCATCGGTACACAGTGTAGCTGGATATGTGGAAATGAAAATATCttaaatgctttaaaattaGTTACTAAAATAGTTCAAATACAAGCTGTAAACgataaatattatgatagtatcAAACATTTACTACACACTCTAATAAATCAAGGAAAGGTAACTCATGCCGTATTTTCAATGGTCAAACTAAATAGGGATAACCTAAGTGATTTAATGCAAATTTGTGCTGGCATACATTATGAAAATCATAAAGAAATTGCTGAAAAgactaaaagacaaaatgaacAGATAGATGATGCCACTTTCGACAGTTTTGATGGATCAGAACATGAATTGTGCAAAGATCAGCCATCTACCTCATACAATATACCCAAcgttaaatttgatttaaaagaaaCTGCTCAGATAGTAAATAAACCTGATTATTATCCAGAGCTGGATCAATATTATGAGGACCTAGATATAGGAATTGATAACACATATAAACTTGATACTAGTAATGAAATGGATACCAGTAATGAAATAGATTTATTTGACGAAGCAGTGACGCCAATACCTAGTAAAGATCCATCAATTTCAAGAGAATTTTATTGCCCAGATGGatcatatgtttgtttaaaagGAGTTAAAACATTTGCTATGTTGAATACCAATTCACATTGTAAAGAAGACTTTGGAAATGTGTTGATTGAAGTTTTGCCACACTGGACTTCCCTAACAAAATTTGCAATATTTGATACAG ATGCCGAGTCAGAGGAGATGGTAAATCATATCGTGAAGAAACTTGAGGCCCATCAGTTGACACATTTAGTTATAGATGATGCTAATCTTCACCAGACATTCTTTGAAAGATTACTCCATACATTCAGAACTCATTACAG aatttcacaaacaaaaaatatgtcacATAGACCATTAGAATTGGTGGATTTCCAAGCTTGTTTAAAGTCTCTTTCTGCAGATAATTTTGCACCTTTTGAAG tattttttctttatattttaggacCCATTTGTGGAGTACAGAGATTAGATCTGAGTATGACAACCATTTTAGATTCTGGATTTTCCCTGCTGTTGGAACATCTGAAGAATGATACAGCTCTCAAACACCTTAAACTAAATGGATGTTTCTTAAGAGAAGACCAAGTCCTGAatcttttatcaattttgtcag aaaaatgtcagcTAGAAACTTTGGGATTAAGTGGAAATAAAGTGAGGGAGGATGAAGTTGAGTCAGAGCTGATTAAATTTATGGCAAATAACAAGAGATTACAGACATTGATTCTAAACTACAGTCGACTTAGATGTCAATTTG TTGACAGTGACATTTTCCTGGAGACAGTTTTGACACATCCCAGTTTAAGAGAATTATCTATAAAGAATAATCACTTAA aAGAAACTGTATGCAGACTTTTGAAGAGAGTGTGTTGTGCTCAGACTCCTTGTTCCCTTCGTAGTCTGAATATTGG ATATAACTGGGTAAAGGGAGCTGAATTAGTTGAGACAGCACAAGAAATAATAGGATTCAGAAAATCTCATCAAATGTTTGGCCCAGTATTGGACTTTTTGTGTTTGAGTGGCAACCGTTTACATCTGTCAGATAGTTCTCAGAGTAGATTATGGAATGTGTTCGATGGTTTAGTCAAGGATTTGGAAGTAGATAGGATAGATTATAACAGACCTTTTGATGAACACCTTGCACAGATGTAA